The Deltaproteobacteria bacterium genome has a window encoding:
- a CDS encoding biotin/lipoyl-binding protein: MENHRPSGGFALKEKENNQPQRGVEGGTQSGFAGWGGDASPSIDYRVLGPGHYSILVDGHSYEVFVREKNGGYQVDLKGHLIEVLPVGELGKGPSVAAVQSGKVKSPMPGRVIGIKVTEGDVVKQGDGLIVVEAMKMENELASPKAGKVSKIVVKVGQTVEAGQELVVIE; the protein is encoded by the coding sequence ATGGAAAACCACCGCCCGTCAGGAGGGTTTGCGTTGAAGGAGAAAGAGAATAACCAGCCCCAAAGGGGCGTTGAGGGGGGGACCCAATCCGGCTTTGCCGGTTGGGGGGGCGACGCGAGCCCTTCGATTGATTATCGAGTCCTCGGTCCGGGGCATTATTCGATCCTTGTGGACGGCCATTCCTACGAGGTCTTTGTCCGGGAGAAGAATGGTGGATATCAGGTCGATCTCAAGGGTCATTTGATAGAGGTCCTGCCGGTCGGTGAGCTCGGAAAGGGCCCATCCGTTGCCGCTGTACAGAGCGGGAAGGTTAAATCTCCGATGCCCGGGCGCGTGATCGGAATCAAGGTGACCGAGGGAGATGTTGTCAAGCAAGGGGATGGGCTTATTGTCGTCGAGGCGATGAAGATGGAGAACGAGCTGGCCTCTCCGAAAGCGGGGAAGGTGTCGAAGATTGTCGTGAAGGTTGGTCAGACGGTGGAGGCGGGGCAGGAACTGGTGGTGATTGAATGA
- a CDS encoding methylmalonyl-CoA mutase produces the protein MKKIDYETELNNPGQFPFTRGIYETMYRGRPWTMRQYAGFGDARETNARFKYLLEHGQTGLSVAFDLPTQMGYDSDHAMAKGEVGRVGVAIDSIEDMDLLFDGIQLDQVSTSMTINATASILLALYLAVADQQKVSWDRLRGTVQNDILKEYIARGTYIYPTGPSLRIITDLITFCQKNVPKWNAISVSGYHMREAGCTAVQEVAFTLMNGRTYLEELIKAGVSVDDIAPQISFFFGVHNDFIEEIAKFRAARRLWARLVKERFKAKEDKSCMLRFHAQTAGCTLTAQQPRNNIVRVTLQALSAVLGGCQSLHTNSYDEALALPTEESAHIALRTQQLIASESGVMNTADPCCGSYVIEQKTNEIESAAKKLMDKIDQMGGMLRAVESGFVQREIQEAAFQYQREIEEKKRIVVGLNEFRLKEETAPKIHRIDPKIEEEKKERLKKFLTSRDEKKTEKILKTLEEKANGKENLMPVLIEAVKSKATLGEISNSLRKVFGEYRENVVI, from the coding sequence ATGAAAAAGATCGATTACGAAACAGAGCTTAACAACCCCGGTCAGTTTCCATTTACCCGAGGCATTTACGAAACGATGTATCGTGGTCGTCCCTGGACGATGCGGCAGTACGCCGGGTTTGGCGATGCACGTGAGACGAACGCGCGATTCAAATATCTCCTCGAGCATGGTCAGACCGGTCTCTCGGTCGCCTTCGATCTGCCGACGCAGATGGGATATGACTCCGATCATGCGATGGCGAAAGGAGAAGTCGGTCGTGTCGGTGTGGCGATTGATTCGATAGAAGATATGGATCTGCTTTTTGATGGGATTCAATTGGATCAGGTCTCTACTTCAATGACAATCAATGCGACCGCATCGATCCTTTTAGCACTCTATCTTGCTGTGGCCGATCAGCAAAAAGTCTCGTGGGACAGGCTTCGCGGGACCGTCCAGAACGACATCTTAAAAGAGTATATCGCTCGCGGAACTTATATCTATCCCACAGGACCGTCACTCCGGATCATCACCGACCTGATCACCTTTTGCCAAAAGAATGTCCCGAAATGGAACGCGATCAGCGTCTCCGGATATCACATGCGAGAGGCGGGATGTACGGCAGTTCAGGAGGTCGCCTTCACGCTCATGAACGGAAGGACGTATCTGGAAGAGCTGATAAAGGCTGGTGTTTCCGTCGACGATATCGCCCCTCAGATCTCATTCTTTTTCGGCGTGCATAATGATTTTATTGAAGAGATTGCAAAATTCAGGGCGGCGCGTCGCCTTTGGGCCCGGCTCGTGAAAGAACGATTCAAGGCAAAAGAGGATAAATCATGCATGCTCCGGTTTCATGCCCAGACCGCGGGATGTACGCTGACCGCGCAACAGCCGAGGAATAATATTGTTCGGGTCACGCTTCAGGCGTTGTCGGCAGTTTTGGGTGGTTGTCAGTCCTTGCATACCAATTCCTACGATGAGGCGTTGGCGCTCCCGACAGAAGAATCGGCCCATATTGCGCTTCGAACACAGCAACTGATCGCGAGTGAATCGGGTGTCATGAATACCGCCGATCCTTGCTGTGGTTCTTATGTCATCGAGCAGAAGACGAACGAGATTGAGAGTGCGGCTAAAAAGCTGATGGACAAGATCGATCAGATGGGGGGGATGCTTCGGGCGGTCGAGTCCGGTTTTGTCCAGCGAGAGATCCAGGAGGCGGCGTTTCAGTATCAAAGGGAGATTGAGGAAAAGAAGCGGATTGTCGTCGGTCTGAACGAGTTTCGGCTCAAAGAGGAGACTGCTCCAAAGATCCATCGGATTGATCCAAAAATTGAGGAAGAGAAAAAAGAAAGACTGAAGAAATTTCTAACCTCTCGTGATGAGAAGAAGACAGAGAAGATTTTGAAGACTCTTGAAGAAAAGGCGAATGGAAAAGAAAATCTGATGCCGGTCCTCATCGAAGCGGTGAAATCCAAGGCGACGCTTGGTGAAATTTCCAATTCTCTCAGGAAGGTGTTTGGGGAGTATCGAGAGAATGTGGTCATTTAA